The DNA window CATCCCACCCGTCGTCGATCAGGTGGGCGAAGGCCTGCAGGTTCTTCAGCGACTCACCGCGCGACACCCGCCACTCCCACTCTTTCTGGATGGACGAGCGAAAGCCCAACTCCAGCAACGTATTGAAGTCCGAGTCGACGGCCTCGAGCACCTGGCCGAGGATCCGGTCGATCTCGTCAGGCGTCACCGCTTCCAAGGCGATCCGGCCGACGAGGTAGATGTCGCCGACATTGTCGAGTGTGTAGGCGACGCCGTAGAGGCGGCGGTTCCGTTTCAGCAGAAAACGGTAGACACCCTCGTGGTTCTCATCGGGCTTTCGGCAGACGAACGCCTCGACGCGAACCGAGTGTTCACCAATGGACAAGATCGTGTTGGTTTTCAGCCGCCGTTCGCCGGGCAGTTCGACGATGATGCCCGG is part of the Mycolicibacterium tusciae JS617 genome and encodes:
- a CDS encoding YbjN domain-containing protein, translated to MSAAQVIEQACKENGLVCSRHEGARGGLPGIIVELPGERRLKTNTILSIGEHSVRVEAFVCRKPDENHEGVYRFLLKRNRRLYGVAYTLDNVGDIYLVGRIALEAVTPDEIDRILGQVLEAVDSDFNTLLELGFRSSIQKEWEWRVSRGESLKNLQAFAHLIDDGWDGGNGTADEDASD